Below is a window of Candidatus Eisenbacteria bacterium DNA.
GCCTCCGCGCCGCCGTCCTCTAGTCCATCGCGCGGCGACCAAAACCTAGCCGACCGCATCGAGCCGGTCAAGCCGCAAGCCGCCCATGCCCCGGGAGCGCGTCGGGCGGGCGCTCTCTCCGGCGATCTTCTTCGATCCCCCGGCAGTGGGGTTGCGGCGGTGCGGCCGTGGCAGTGCGGCCGTCCGGCTTGACGGACCGGCCTGTCGCATCTAGCTTCGCTCTCGACCCATGATTCACTCTCGGTCCGCGAGTCATGCCTTCTGGACGCTTCGGGCTGGATCTGAGAAGCGAACGGGCGCGCCGCGAGGAGGACCCGCCGCGACGGTTCCCTTCGCCCCGCTAGGTTCGCCTATGCGGCGCGGGGCTTCGGGAACCTGTCGGGGTCCCCGGATCCCGCGCAGAATCCTCAACAGGGCCCGCGCCAGGGGATGAAGGATGACGTACGCCGGAATCGACGAGGTTTCGCTCATCCGCCGGTGCCTGAAGGGGGATCAGGAAGCGATTCGGCGACTGATCCACCTCTACCAGGGTCCGATCTACCACCTCATATGGAAAGCGATCGGCAACGAGGAGGAGGCGCGCGATCTGACGCAGGAGACCTTCATCCGAGCCCTCCGCGCCCTCGATCGCTTCGATCTCGCCCGCCCCTTCCGCAACTGGATCCTGCGCATCGCCAGCAACCTCGCCATCGACCACCTGCGGCGCGCGCGCCT
It encodes the following:
- a CDS encoding sigma-70 family RNA polymerase sigma factor, with amino-acid sequence MTYAGIDEVSLIRRCLKGDQEAIRRLIHLYQGPIYHLIWKAIGNEEEARDLTQETFIRALRALDRFDLARPFRNWILRIASNLAIDHLRRARLRTVSIDVDPDSDEGFHAPILVDENPRPDETDERRRLSDRLSSLVAKLPPEYRLVVHLRHREQLAYEEIARVLD